One Sulfurihydrogenibium sp. genomic window carries:
- the fmt gene encoding methionyl-tRNA formyltransferase, translated as MRVLFWGTPDFAVKSLKALIESNHQVVGVVTQPDKPRGRGQKIQPTPVKEEALKHNIPLFQPEKIKNNQEFLETIKKINPDISVVVAYGKILPEEIINIPKYKTINVHASLLPEYRGAAPIQRAIMEGKDKTGVCIMEIIKELDAGDVYACREVEITEDDDIISLHDKLAEEGARLLIEVLDKIEKGEIDKKPQNHEKATYAKPIEKSEGKIDFSRSAKEIFNQIRALKVWPKAYAKFRDEEVKILDAKIVECNVNALPGEIIKADEKEGIVVKTGNGCLLLKLIQFPNLKPITTQDAIRGYKIKAGERFE; from the coding sequence ATGAGAGTGTTATTTTGGGGAACGCCTGATTTTGCGGTTAAAAGTTTAAAAGCGTTAATAGAATCCAATCATCAAGTCGTTGGAGTTGTTACTCAACCTGATAAACCGAGAGGAAGAGGGCAAAAAATCCAGCCAACACCGGTAAAAGAGGAAGCCCTAAAACATAATATTCCATTATTCCAACCTGAAAAAATAAAAAACAACCAAGAGTTTTTAGAAACGATCAAAAAAATAAATCCAGATATTTCGGTAGTCGTTGCTTATGGAAAGATTTTGCCGGAAGAGATAATTAACATACCAAAGTATAAAACAATAAACGTTCATGCATCACTTTTGCCAGAATACAGAGGAGCAGCACCAATTCAAAGAGCAATAATGGAAGGTAAAGATAAAACAGGTGTTTGTATAATGGAGATAATAAAAGAGCTTGATGCGGGAGATGTTTACGCATGTAGAGAAGTTGAAATAACAGAAGATGATGATATTATAAGCCTTCATGATAAATTGGCAGAAGAAGGAGCAAGATTGCTTATTGAAGTGTTAGATAAAATAGAAAAAGGAGAAATAGATAAAAAACCACAAAACCATGAAAAGGCAACCTACGCAAAACCGATAGAAAAATCAGAAGGAAAAATAGATTTTAGCAGGTCAGCAAAAGAAATCTTTAATCAAATCAGAGCTTTAAAAGTGTGGCCGAAAGCCTATGCTAAATTCAGAGATGAAGAAGTCAAAATCTTAGACGCAAAAATTGTTGAGTGTAATGTAAACGCTTTACCGGGAGAAATAATAAAAGCTGATGAGAAAGAGGGAATAGTAGTAAAAACAGGTAATGGATGTCTTTTGTTAAAATTAATACAATTTCCAAACTTAAAGCCAATAACAACTCAAGACGCAATCAGAGGATATAAGATAAAAGCCGGAGAAAGATTTGAATGA
- a CDS encoding nicotinamidase translates to MRVKLADKDALVVVDMQNDFMPYGVLPVKDADKIVPTINKYIEKFENKGLPVFFTRDWHPENHISFKGFGGIWPPHCVQNTEGAKFHPDLKIPLDNKFIISKGFLQDFDAYSGFQNTVLDSLLKERGIRRIFVCGVATDFCVKNTAIGGVNLGYQVFLLTDAIKPVFEDKEKEVIDNLLEKTVVAIELQDLE, encoded by the coding sequence ATGAGAGTAAAGCTTGCAGATAAAGATGCTTTGGTTGTGGTTGATATGCAAAATGATTTTATGCCGTATGGAGTTTTACCTGTAAAAGATGCTGACAAAATCGTTCCAACGATAAACAAATACATAGAAAAATTTGAAAACAAAGGGCTTCCTGTTTTCTTTACACGAGATTGGCATCCGGAAAATCATATATCTTTTAAAGGATTTGGCGGAATATGGCCTCCTCATTGCGTTCAAAATACAGAAGGTGCAAAGTTTCATCCAGACTTAAAAATCCCATTAGACAACAAATTTATCATTTCAAAAGGTTTTTTACAAGATTTTGACGCTTACTCAGGTTTTCAAAATACAGTTTTAGATAGCTTATTAAAAGAAAGAGGAATAAGAAGAATATTTGTTTGTGGTGTGGCAACAGATTTTTGTGTGAAAAACACAGCTATTGGCGGTGTAAATCTTGGATATCAAGTATTTTTACTAACTGATGCGATTAAGCCGGTTTTTGAAGATAAAGAGAAAGAAGTGATAGACAATCTTTTAGAAAAAACAGTTGTAGCAATAGAGCTTCAAGATTTAGAATGA
- a CDS encoding TraR/DksA C4-type zinc finger protein, translating into MQHLTPEQIEELKNILLEWRNQLIEDTKRNTGEALSFEGADEMERAEAETSRILTLRNLDRERKLLKRIEQTLQKIEYGVYGICESCGAEIPYERLKVRPIASLCIKCKEKQEEEEEK; encoded by the coding sequence ATGCAACACCTTACACCTGAGCAAATAGAGGAGCTTAAAAACATCTTACTTGAATGGAGAAATCAGCTGATAGAGGATACCAAAAGAAACACAGGAGAAGCTCTTTCATTTGAAGGTGCCGATGAGATGGAAAGAGCAGAGGCTGAAACTTCAAGAATCTTAACACTTCGGAATCTCGACAGAGAAAGAAAGCTTTTAAAAAGAATAGAACAAACCTTACAAAAAATAGAGTACGGCGTTTATGGAATATGTGAGTCATGCGGTGCCGAGATTCCATACGAAAGATTAAAAGTAAGACCTATCGCTTCTTTATGTATAAAATGTAAAGAAAAACAAGAAGAGGAAGAAGAAAAATGA